From Longimicrobiaceae bacterium, the proteins below share one genomic window:
- a CDS encoding sulfatase, producing MRHITRRKFLSTSATTAASFYLTGCGTRDATARQPNVVFILTDDQRWDTLSVLPDSERFFPALQTPNMDRLATEGVRFANAFCTWSLCSPSRASYLSGMYPQIHGVRDNFTQYPAARLPSYHTHLKNAGYKTAYIGKWHMGEGDDSHRPPFDYWASHAGQGHYDNTEFNISRAVDGTESIDSVSFNVAGRRQVIEGYYTHVVTDLAVDWIRSVRGPFSLQIGHKAPHGKWIPEPKYASLYGDIQLTKPPTESLYTEGLPEWVKRRVATWHGIDGPLYETYDYETFIKTYHQVLPSVDDSVGEIYEALRAKGELENTIFIFAGDNGFLLGEKASIDKRTAWEESIRIPLLIRYPEGLGAGKVIDEMVMNIDVAPTVLALVGVENVTPEMQGRSVVGLANGDRQRWRESIYYQYNFEEQFPYTPNVRSVRTREWKYIHYPNGEGYPDTERAELYHLAVDPKEQRNLIDDPAHAEKLAELKAELRRLQEETGAIPDVMPANPQLSFEMPDEAIR from the coding sequence ATGCGACACATCACCCGCAGAAAGTTCCTCTCGACCTCCGCCACGACGGCGGCATCATTCTACCTGACGGGGTGCGGCACCCGTGACGCCACCGCCCGTCAGCCCAACGTGGTCTTCATCCTGACCGACGACCAGCGGTGGGACACGTTGAGTGTTCTGCCGGACTCGGAGCGCTTCTTCCCAGCGCTGCAGACGCCCAACATGGACCGGCTGGCGACGGAAGGGGTGCGCTTCGCGAACGCCTTCTGCACCTGGTCGCTCTGCTCGCCCAGCCGCGCGAGCTACCTCAGCGGGATGTACCCGCAGATCCACGGTGTGCGCGACAACTTTACCCAGTATCCAGCCGCCCGCCTGCCGAGCTATCACACCCACCTGAAGAACGCCGGCTACAAGACCGCCTATATCGGGAAGTGGCACATGGGGGAGGGGGACGACTCGCATCGCCCTCCCTTTGACTACTGGGCCAGCCATGCGGGTCAGGGCCATTACGACAATACCGAGTTCAACATCTCGCGCGCCGTCGACGGCACCGAGAGCATCGATTCGGTCTCTTTCAACGTCGCAGGGCGACGCCAGGTGATCGAAGGCTACTACACGCATGTGGTCACCGATCTGGCGGTCGATTGGATCCGCTCCGTACGGGGTCCCTTCTCGCTCCAGATCGGCCATAAAGCGCCGCATGGAAAGTGGATCCCGGAGCCCAAGTACGCCAGCCTGTACGGTGACATCCAGCTCACCAAACCGCCTACGGAGTCGCTATACACGGAGGGACTTCCCGAGTGGGTGAAGCGGCGCGTTGCGACCTGGCATGGGATCGATGGTCCGCTATACGAGACCTACGACTACGAGACCTTCATCAAGACCTATCACCAGGTCCTCCCCTCGGTGGACGACAGCGTGGGGGAGATCTACGAGGCGCTGCGCGCCAAGGGGGAGCTCGAGAACACAATCTTCATTTTCGCGGGGGACAACGGTTTCCTGCTGGGAGAGAAGGCCTCCATCGACAAGCGCACCGCCTGGGAGGAGAGCATCCGCATTCCGCTGCTCATTCGCTATCCGGAAGGGCTCGGGGCGGGGAAGGTGATCGACGAGATGGTGATGAACATCGATGTCGCGCCGACGGTGCTGGCTCTAGTCGGAGTCGAGAACGTCACCCCGGAGATGCAGGGGCGCTCCGTCGTCGGGCTCGCCAACGGAGACAGGCAGCGATGGAGGGAATCGATCTATTACCAGTACAACTTCGAGGAGCAGTTCCCCTACACGCCGAACGTGCGGTCGGTGCGCACGAGGGAGTGGAAGTACATCCACTACCCGAACGGGGAGGGGTATCCGGACACTGAGCGTGCGGAGCTATACCACCTGGCGGTGGATCCCAAGGAGCAGCGGAATCTGATCGATGACCCGGCTCACGCGGAAAAGCTGGCGGAGCTCAAGGCCGAGCTCCGGCGGCTGCAGGAGGAGACCGGGGCGATTCCCGACGTGATGCCCGCCAATCCGCAGCTCAGCTTTGAGATGCCGGACGAGGCCATCCGCTGA
- a CDS encoding DMT family protein: protein MLTRTVALLVLSNVFMTFAWYGHLKNLSHRAWYVAAIASWSVALFEYLLQVPANRIGFTALTLPQLKILQEVITLAVFIPFAIFYMRQPISLNFLWAGLCLVGAVYFVFRG, encoded by the coding sequence GTGCTGACGCGTACCGTCGCTCTGCTCGTATTGTCGAACGTGTTCATGACCTTCGCCTGGTACGGGCACCTGAAGAACCTGAGCCATCGTGCCTGGTACGTGGCGGCGATTGCGAGCTGGTCGGTCGCGCTCTTCGAGTATCTGCTGCAGGTTCCGGCAAACCGCATCGGCTTCACCGCCCTGACCCTGCCGCAGCTCAAGATCCTGCAGGAGGTGATCACGCTCGCCGTCTTCATCCCCTTCGCCATCTTCTACATGCGACAGCCGATCAGCCTGAACTTCCTCTGGGCGGGGTTGTGTTTGGTCGGGGCGGTTTACTTCGTGTTCAGAGGATAG